From Heliomicrobium modesticaldum Ice1, a single genomic window includes:
- a CDS encoding C40 family peptidase: MTQGWLGSLVEFADSLEIAEPGWRKIRLPDQGGYEGWVREDDLVPVLFATNKVLPLAVIAQPFIEIERGGFLQDRGWLPMGARFPLLDRKEGFVALQMPQGTPCWIPEEAIRAWPSDVQTGEEALLLAAKFLGRPYLWGGMGWPGIDCSGLVFIAFWTLGIMLPRDAKDQWALLEAVDEANARPGDLIFFSRRPPLVDHVGLVAGKGVFLHASSSLGGVAYSDWREQRWRERLFGFRRSPV, encoded by the coding sequence GTGACCCAAGGCTGGTTGGGTAGTCTCGTGGAGTTTGCAGATAGCTTAGAAATTGCGGAACCAGGCTGGCGAAAGATCCGCCTTCCGGATCAAGGCGGGTATGAAGGTTGGGTGCGAGAAGACGATCTGGTTCCGGTTTTGTTCGCAACAAATAAGGTTCTGCCGCTGGCTGTTATTGCGCAACCGTTTATCGAAATCGAGAGAGGCGGCTTTCTTCAGGATAGGGGTTGGCTGCCCATGGGCGCCCGCTTTCCTCTGCTTGATCGAAAAGAAGGATTCGTAGCGCTTCAGATGCCCCAGGGCACTCCATGTTGGATTCCCGAAGAAGCGATCAGAGCTTGGCCCAGTGATGTTCAGACAGGTGAAGAGGCCCTTCTGTTGGCCGCCAAGTTTCTCGGTCGACCCTACCTCTGGGGCGGTATGGGCTGGCCGGGCATTGACTGTTCCGGCCTTGTTTTTATCGCTTTTTGGACGTTAGGGATTATGCTACCCAGAGACGCCAAGGACCAGTGGGCTCTGCTGGAGGCAGTTGATGAAGCGAACGCTCGTCCAGGTGATCTTATTTTCTTCTCTCGTCGCCCGCCGCTGGTGGATCATGTCGGCTTGGTAGCAGGTAAGGGCGTTTTTCTTCATGCTTCAAGCAGCCTCGGCGGGGTAGCGTATTCAGATTGGCGGGAACAAAGGTGGAGGGAGCGTCTGTTCGGATTTCGACGCTCACCTGTCTAG
- a CDS encoding alkaline phosphatase family protein yields the protein MRRKKVIMFIIDSLHPKVFDDVTQDGSAPVLAFLRKKGISHSRVVSAFPTMTPTALSSIATGAYADKHKVPGFIWFSEMSQRLVNYGATPGAILKLGVFQTVKNLLYNLNQEHINPRIETFHEILEDRGYTSGNINFFIYRGRKKREPHLPLLIRLAAWLRLRGPVFGPENLVLGECCLSPSLQGFRGPAGPFNKFGFNDRYSCLAASELIRRGKQPDFMMVYLPDNDGYSHRVGPLNAHPCVRKADRMIQTVLNAFPSWEHALEENAFLVAGDHSQCPVGPSHTTVLLDRMLSRFRRMEMLSWGAARRYDITICPNERMAIVYVLRNQESVLPAVVDTLSGDERIAQIMWREGERIRVIQGGSRKSLTFWREKTYKDTFGVDWNFNGDLSVVDGEVRDGLLHFGEYPDAFSRIASALESQVTPRVLLSARPGFEFYADDSPIYPGGGSHGSLHESDSIVPAVLAGTDHDLPNLRVSDFFHWLMEMLPAPSR from the coding sequence TTTTGCGCAAAAAGGGCATCAGCCACTCGCGGGTCGTCTCGGCTTTTCCCACCATGACCCCTACTGCCTTGAGTTCAATCGCCACCGGGGCCTATGCGGACAAGCACAAGGTACCCGGGTTCATTTGGTTTTCCGAGATGAGCCAGCGGCTCGTCAACTACGGCGCCACGCCGGGAGCCATCCTCAAATTGGGCGTCTTTCAGACCGTCAAAAACCTGCTCTACAACCTCAACCAGGAACATATCAACCCCCGCATCGAGACCTTCCACGAGATCCTGGAAGACCGGGGGTACACGTCTGGCAACATCAACTTCTTCATCTACCGGGGACGTAAAAAAAGGGAGCCGCACCTGCCGCTGCTGATCCGCCTGGCCGCCTGGCTGCGCCTGCGCGGTCCCGTCTTCGGCCCTGAGAACCTGGTCCTCGGTGAGTGCTGTCTCTCACCGAGCCTGCAAGGCTTTCGCGGTCCTGCCGGTCCCTTCAACAAGTTTGGCTTCAATGACCGCTACTCGTGCCTGGCTGCGTCGGAGTTGATCCGCCGGGGTAAACAGCCTGACTTCATGATGGTCTACCTGCCCGACAATGACGGTTACTCCCACCGGGTGGGCCCCCTCAACGCCCATCCCTGTGTCCGCAAGGCTGATCGGATGATCCAGACGGTGCTCAACGCCTTCCCCTCCTGGGAACATGCCCTGGAGGAGAACGCCTTTCTCGTCGCCGGCGACCATTCCCAGTGCCCGGTCGGCCCCAGTCACACGACGGTGCTGCTCGACAGGATGCTCTCTCGTTTTCGACGGATGGAGATGCTCTCCTGGGGCGCTGCGCGGCGCTATGATATCACCATCTGTCCCAACGAGCGGATGGCCATCGTCTATGTCCTGCGCAACCAGGAGTCGGTGCTGCCGGCTGTCGTCGACACCCTGTCCGGCGATGAGCGCATCGCCCAGATCATGTGGCGGGAGGGGGAACGCATCCGCGTCATTCAGGGCGGTTCGCGCAAATCGCTTACCTTCTGGCGCGAAAAGACCTATAAAGACACCTTCGGTGTAGACTGGAACTTCAACGGCGACCTCTCCGTCGTAGACGGCGAGGTCCGCGACGGCCTCCTCCACTTTGGCGAATATCCGGACGCTTTCTCCCGCATCGCTTCGGCCTTGGAGAGCCAGGTGACACCTCGGGTGCTCCTCTCTGCCCGGCCCGGCTTTGAGTTTTACGCCGATGACTCGCCCATCTACCCTGGGGGCGGCAGTCACGGATCGCTCCATGAGAGCGATTCCATCGTTCCCGCCGTGCTGGCCGGCACCGATCACGACCTGCCTAACCTGCGCGTGAGCGACTTTTTCCATTGGTTGATGGAAATGCTGCCGGCGCCGTCGCGGTAG